The Linepithema humile isolate Giens D197 chromosome 2, Lhum_UNIL_v1.0, whole genome shotgun sequence genome has a segment encoding these proteins:
- the LOC105679975 gene encoding tripartite motif-containing protein 2-like isoform X1: MEALRLAIQTRLGERMVSMSSMLVETVSINYEDFNESFLTCGTCLCVYDGSEHTPKLLPCSHTVCLHCLTRIAASQTRETGAFRCPICRELITIPRGGVPALPPSFLVNQLLDLMSRQRREVIPKCSVHINQELLFCETCDTVFCTVCTSGTHAGTSPGCTEHTIIPFSIAIKRMSEILLYKANECISKLTQAQDSVSTELQRLEASTERCLNAVDTEFADIISKMERRRAELQAAVTSAARDKKHVLEEQHSLIEAEKTKVERECEGLQYQVEVRNITQRINSLSDQLDAATALSEPKENAFITFEFNHNDAVSHLEQALSNLGRVRSSTTLPGLCRARLKDLAIVKLQTIVIVETVDYHGHPRNVGGDLIGAELTLADNIHADNQSASIEAEVKDLENGTYEIYFRPPTANRYILKISVFERPIKDYPLFFDTTEHNEPIKIYGRRGNGKDEFHQPVSVAVDDEGMIYILDTGNSRIKVLNCDLEFQRHISNEGLEGRSCTGIGISQQGLVVVNWRTRKITEMTLIGDTIRSFSHNAFQEPIDIAVDKSYGHILVADNGQSCVFVFDSDGKILFQVGKRGTFKLISSVTVGPAGEILVADSRIQVFSAKGDFSEEIYSEGKGKGTYGGIAVDVDGKIIGTRTDKGRSIIQVLKLGGGNILTEIDSHSSKLRRPSGIAVLPDNHLVVVDLGNDCIKKYRYW; encoded by the exons ATGGAAGCATTGCGTTTAGCTATACA GACGCGGCTCGGGGAGAGGATGGTCAGCATGAGCTCCATGCTTGTGGAGACAGTCAGCATAAATTATGaggattttaatgaaagttttttaaCTTGCGGCACCTGTCTCTGCGTTTACGATGGCAGTGAGCATACGCCTAAATTATTACCATGCTCACACACG GTATGTTTACATTGCTTAACAAGGATTGCTGCATCCCAAACACGAGAGACAGGAGCGTTTAGATGTCCCATTTGTagagaattaataacaattccTCGTGGGGGAGTACCAGCATTGCCTCCGAGCTTTCTCGTAAACCAGCTGTTGGATCTTATGTCCCGGCAAAGACGAGAG GTCATCCCAAAGTGTTCAGTCCACATAAAtcaggaattattattttgtgaaacATGTGATACAGTGTTCTGTACAGTGTGCACTAGCGGCACACACGCGGGAACATCGCCTGGATGCACAGAACACACTATTATCCCTTTTAGTATTGCGATAAAAAGGATGTCCGAGATACTGCTTTACAAAGCTAACGAGTGTATATCCAAG TTAACACAGGCGCAAGATTCTGTAAGCACGGAGCTGCAGCGTTTGGAGGCTTCCACGGAGAGATGCTTGAATGCAGTAGACACAGAGTTCGCGGACATCATCTCGAAGATGGAGAGACGTCGGGCGGAATTGCAAGCTGCCGTAACTTCCGCCGCTCGCGACAAGAAGCACGTGCTGGAGGAGCAACATTCTCTTATCGAGGCGGAGAAGACCAAGGTGGAGAGAGAGTGCGAAGGATTGCAATATCAG GTCGAGGTGCGGAATATCACCCAACGTATAAACAGTCTATCGGATCAGCTCGACGCGGCGACCGCTCTCAGTGAACCCAAAGAAAATGCTTTTATCACGTTCGAGTTTAATCATAACGACGCTGTCTCCCATTTGGAGCAGGCACTGAGTAATTTAGGACGAGTACGTTCCAGTACAACGTTACCAG GTTTGTGCCGAGCCAGACTGAAAGATTTAGCGATCGTGAAATTGCAAACAATCGTTATCGTCGAAACGGTAGATTACCACGGCCATCCCCGAAACGTCGGCGGCGATCTCATCGGCGCTGAGTTGACACTGGCGGATAATATACATGCGGATAATCAAAGCGCTTCCATCGAGGCGGAAGTGAAAGATCTCGAGAACGGAACTTATGAAATTTACTTCCGGCCACCGACTGCAAACCGGTATATTTTGAAGATATCCGTGTTCGAACGACCTATAAAGGATTATCCGCTATTTTTCGACACGACGGAGCACAATGAACCCATTAAGATCTACGGAAGACGCGGTAATGGAAAAGACGAGTTCCACCAGCCAGTTTCGGTCGCGGTGGACGACGAAggaatgatttatattttagatactGGAAATTCTCGCATTAAG GTACTGAATTGTGATTTAGAGTTTCAAAGGCACATAAGCAATGAAGGCTTGGAAGGCCGCAGTTGTACGGGAATTGGTATCTCTCAACAGGGTCTCGTAGTCGTGAATTGGCGAACGCGAAAGATTACAGAAATGACTTTGATAGGCGATACAATCCGATCCTTTTCGCATAATGCATTTCAA GAACCCATAGATATTGCAGTGGACAAAAGTTATGGGCATATACTTGTCGCTGACAATGGCCAAAGCTGTGTATTCGTGTTTGACTCAGACGGCAAGATATTATTCcag GTTGGCAAGAGAGGCACGTTCAAGCTAATCAGTTCTGTGACTGTCGGTCCGGCCGGTGAGATTTTAGTTGCTGACAGTAGGATTCAAGTGTTTTCCGCGAAGGGAGATTTCTCCGAGGAAATCTATTCCGAGGGCAAAG GAAAAGGCACGTACGGAGGAATAGCGGTGGACGTGGATGGCAAAATAATCGGTACTCGCACGGACAAGGGTCGTAGCATAATACAAGTGTTGAAGCTAGGCGGAGGTAATATTTTAACCGAAATTGACTCTCACAGCTCGAAGCTGCGACGTCCGTCGGGCATAGCTGTGCTGCCGGACAATCATCTGGTGGTGGTGGACTTAGGTAatgattgtataaaaaagtatagataCTGGTAA
- the LOC105679975 gene encoding tripartite motif-containing protein 2-like isoform X4, producing MVSMSSMLVETVSINYEDFNESFLTCGTCLCVYDGSEHTPKLLPCSHTVCLHCLTRIAASQTRETGAFRCPICRELITIPRGGVPALPPSFLVNQLLDLMSRQRREVIPKCSVHINQELLFCETCDTVFCTVCTSGTHAGTSPGCTEHTIIPFSIAIKRMSEILLYKANECISKLTQAQDSVSTELQRLEASTERCLNAVDTEFADIISKMERRRAELQAAVTSAARDKKHVLEEQHSLIEAEKTKVERECEGLQYQVEVRNITQRINSLSDQLDAATALSEPKENAFITFEFNHNDAVSHLEQALSNLGRVRSSTTLPGLCRARLKDLAIVKLQTIVIVETVDYHGHPRNVGGDLIGAELTLADNIHADNQSASIEAEVKDLENGTYEIYFRPPTANRYILKISVFERPIKDYPLFFDTTEHNEPIKIYGRRGNGKDEFHQPVSVAVDDEGMIYILDTGNSRIKVLNCDLEFQRHISNEGLEGRSCTGIGISQQGLVVVNWRTRKITEMTLIGDTIRSFSHNAFQEPIDIAVDKSYGHILVADNGQSCVFVFDSDGKILFQVGKRGTFKLISSVTVGPAGEILVADSRIQVFSAKGDFSEEIYSEGKGKGTYGGIAVDVDGKIIGTRTDKGRSIIQVLKLGGGNILTEIDSHSSKLRRPSGIAVLPDNHLVVVDLGNDCIKKYRYW from the exons ATGGTCAGCATGAGCTCCATGCTTGTGGAGACAGTCAGCATAAATTATGaggattttaatgaaagttttttaaCTTGCGGCACCTGTCTCTGCGTTTACGATGGCAGTGAGCATACGCCTAAATTATTACCATGCTCACACACG GTATGTTTACATTGCTTAACAAGGATTGCTGCATCCCAAACACGAGAGACAGGAGCGTTTAGATGTCCCATTTGTagagaattaataacaattccTCGTGGGGGAGTACCAGCATTGCCTCCGAGCTTTCTCGTAAACCAGCTGTTGGATCTTATGTCCCGGCAAAGACGAGAG GTCATCCCAAAGTGTTCAGTCCACATAAAtcaggaattattattttgtgaaacATGTGATACAGTGTTCTGTACAGTGTGCACTAGCGGCACACACGCGGGAACATCGCCTGGATGCACAGAACACACTATTATCCCTTTTAGTATTGCGATAAAAAGGATGTCCGAGATACTGCTTTACAAAGCTAACGAGTGTATATCCAAG TTAACACAGGCGCAAGATTCTGTAAGCACGGAGCTGCAGCGTTTGGAGGCTTCCACGGAGAGATGCTTGAATGCAGTAGACACAGAGTTCGCGGACATCATCTCGAAGATGGAGAGACGTCGGGCGGAATTGCAAGCTGCCGTAACTTCCGCCGCTCGCGACAAGAAGCACGTGCTGGAGGAGCAACATTCTCTTATCGAGGCGGAGAAGACCAAGGTGGAGAGAGAGTGCGAAGGATTGCAATATCAG GTCGAGGTGCGGAATATCACCCAACGTATAAACAGTCTATCGGATCAGCTCGACGCGGCGACCGCTCTCAGTGAACCCAAAGAAAATGCTTTTATCACGTTCGAGTTTAATCATAACGACGCTGTCTCCCATTTGGAGCAGGCACTGAGTAATTTAGGACGAGTACGTTCCAGTACAACGTTACCAG GTTTGTGCCGAGCCAGACTGAAAGATTTAGCGATCGTGAAATTGCAAACAATCGTTATCGTCGAAACGGTAGATTACCACGGCCATCCCCGAAACGTCGGCGGCGATCTCATCGGCGCTGAGTTGACACTGGCGGATAATATACATGCGGATAATCAAAGCGCTTCCATCGAGGCGGAAGTGAAAGATCTCGAGAACGGAACTTATGAAATTTACTTCCGGCCACCGACTGCAAACCGGTATATTTTGAAGATATCCGTGTTCGAACGACCTATAAAGGATTATCCGCTATTTTTCGACACGACGGAGCACAATGAACCCATTAAGATCTACGGAAGACGCGGTAATGGAAAAGACGAGTTCCACCAGCCAGTTTCGGTCGCGGTGGACGACGAAggaatgatttatattttagatactGGAAATTCTCGCATTAAG GTACTGAATTGTGATTTAGAGTTTCAAAGGCACATAAGCAATGAAGGCTTGGAAGGCCGCAGTTGTACGGGAATTGGTATCTCTCAACAGGGTCTCGTAGTCGTGAATTGGCGAACGCGAAAGATTACAGAAATGACTTTGATAGGCGATACAATCCGATCCTTTTCGCATAATGCATTTCAA GAACCCATAGATATTGCAGTGGACAAAAGTTATGGGCATATACTTGTCGCTGACAATGGCCAAAGCTGTGTATTCGTGTTTGACTCAGACGGCAAGATATTATTCcag GTTGGCAAGAGAGGCACGTTCAAGCTAATCAGTTCTGTGACTGTCGGTCCGGCCGGTGAGATTTTAGTTGCTGACAGTAGGATTCAAGTGTTTTCCGCGAAGGGAGATTTCTCCGAGGAAATCTATTCCGAGGGCAAAG GAAAAGGCACGTACGGAGGAATAGCGGTGGACGTGGATGGCAAAATAATCGGTACTCGCACGGACAAGGGTCGTAGCATAATACAAGTGTTGAAGCTAGGCGGAGGTAATATTTTAACCGAAATTGACTCTCACAGCTCGAAGCTGCGACGTCCGTCGGGCATAGCTGTGCTGCCGGACAATCATCTGGTGGTGGTGGACTTAGGTAatgattgtataaaaaagtatagataCTGGTAA
- the LOC105679975 gene encoding tripartite motif-containing protein 2-like isoform X2 — protein MSCCPFMTRLGERMVSMSSMLVETVSINYEDFNESFLTCGTCLCVYDGSEHTPKLLPCSHTVCLHCLTRIAASQTRETGAFRCPICRELITIPRGGVPALPPSFLVNQLLDLMSRQRREVIPKCSVHINQELLFCETCDTVFCTVCTSGTHAGTSPGCTEHTIIPFSIAIKRMSEILLYKANECISKLTQAQDSVSTELQRLEASTERCLNAVDTEFADIISKMERRRAELQAAVTSAARDKKHVLEEQHSLIEAEKTKVERECEGLQYQVEVRNITQRINSLSDQLDAATALSEPKENAFITFEFNHNDAVSHLEQALSNLGRVRSSTTLPGLCRARLKDLAIVKLQTIVIVETVDYHGHPRNVGGDLIGAELTLADNIHADNQSASIEAEVKDLENGTYEIYFRPPTANRYILKISVFERPIKDYPLFFDTTEHNEPIKIYGRRGNGKDEFHQPVSVAVDDEGMIYILDTGNSRIKVLNCDLEFQRHISNEGLEGRSCTGIGISQQGLVVVNWRTRKITEMTLIGDTIRSFSHNAFQEPIDIAVDKSYGHILVADNGQSCVFVFDSDGKILFQVGKRGTFKLISSVTVGPAGEILVADSRIQVFSAKGDFSEEIYSEGKGKGTYGGIAVDVDGKIIGTRTDKGRSIIQVLKLGGGNILTEIDSHSSKLRRPSGIAVLPDNHLVVVDLGNDCIKKYRYW, from the exons GACGCGGCTCGGGGAGAGGATGGTCAGCATGAGCTCCATGCTTGTGGAGACAGTCAGCATAAATTATGaggattttaatgaaagttttttaaCTTGCGGCACCTGTCTCTGCGTTTACGATGGCAGTGAGCATACGCCTAAATTATTACCATGCTCACACACG GTATGTTTACATTGCTTAACAAGGATTGCTGCATCCCAAACACGAGAGACAGGAGCGTTTAGATGTCCCATTTGTagagaattaataacaattccTCGTGGGGGAGTACCAGCATTGCCTCCGAGCTTTCTCGTAAACCAGCTGTTGGATCTTATGTCCCGGCAAAGACGAGAG GTCATCCCAAAGTGTTCAGTCCACATAAAtcaggaattattattttgtgaaacATGTGATACAGTGTTCTGTACAGTGTGCACTAGCGGCACACACGCGGGAACATCGCCTGGATGCACAGAACACACTATTATCCCTTTTAGTATTGCGATAAAAAGGATGTCCGAGATACTGCTTTACAAAGCTAACGAGTGTATATCCAAG TTAACACAGGCGCAAGATTCTGTAAGCACGGAGCTGCAGCGTTTGGAGGCTTCCACGGAGAGATGCTTGAATGCAGTAGACACAGAGTTCGCGGACATCATCTCGAAGATGGAGAGACGTCGGGCGGAATTGCAAGCTGCCGTAACTTCCGCCGCTCGCGACAAGAAGCACGTGCTGGAGGAGCAACATTCTCTTATCGAGGCGGAGAAGACCAAGGTGGAGAGAGAGTGCGAAGGATTGCAATATCAG GTCGAGGTGCGGAATATCACCCAACGTATAAACAGTCTATCGGATCAGCTCGACGCGGCGACCGCTCTCAGTGAACCCAAAGAAAATGCTTTTATCACGTTCGAGTTTAATCATAACGACGCTGTCTCCCATTTGGAGCAGGCACTGAGTAATTTAGGACGAGTACGTTCCAGTACAACGTTACCAG GTTTGTGCCGAGCCAGACTGAAAGATTTAGCGATCGTGAAATTGCAAACAATCGTTATCGTCGAAACGGTAGATTACCACGGCCATCCCCGAAACGTCGGCGGCGATCTCATCGGCGCTGAGTTGACACTGGCGGATAATATACATGCGGATAATCAAAGCGCTTCCATCGAGGCGGAAGTGAAAGATCTCGAGAACGGAACTTATGAAATTTACTTCCGGCCACCGACTGCAAACCGGTATATTTTGAAGATATCCGTGTTCGAACGACCTATAAAGGATTATCCGCTATTTTTCGACACGACGGAGCACAATGAACCCATTAAGATCTACGGAAGACGCGGTAATGGAAAAGACGAGTTCCACCAGCCAGTTTCGGTCGCGGTGGACGACGAAggaatgatttatattttagatactGGAAATTCTCGCATTAAG GTACTGAATTGTGATTTAGAGTTTCAAAGGCACATAAGCAATGAAGGCTTGGAAGGCCGCAGTTGTACGGGAATTGGTATCTCTCAACAGGGTCTCGTAGTCGTGAATTGGCGAACGCGAAAGATTACAGAAATGACTTTGATAGGCGATACAATCCGATCCTTTTCGCATAATGCATTTCAA GAACCCATAGATATTGCAGTGGACAAAAGTTATGGGCATATACTTGTCGCTGACAATGGCCAAAGCTGTGTATTCGTGTTTGACTCAGACGGCAAGATATTATTCcag GTTGGCAAGAGAGGCACGTTCAAGCTAATCAGTTCTGTGACTGTCGGTCCGGCCGGTGAGATTTTAGTTGCTGACAGTAGGATTCAAGTGTTTTCCGCGAAGGGAGATTTCTCCGAGGAAATCTATTCCGAGGGCAAAG GAAAAGGCACGTACGGAGGAATAGCGGTGGACGTGGATGGCAAAATAATCGGTACTCGCACGGACAAGGGTCGTAGCATAATACAAGTGTTGAAGCTAGGCGGAGGTAATATTTTAACCGAAATTGACTCTCACAGCTCGAAGCTGCGACGTCCGTCGGGCATAGCTGTGCTGCCGGACAATCATCTGGTGGTGGTGGACTTAGGTAatgattgtataaaaaagtatagataCTGGTAA
- the LOC105679975 gene encoding tripartite motif-containing protein 2-like isoform X3, which yields MEALRLAIQTRLGERMVSMSSMLVETVSINYEDFNESFLTCGTCLCVYDGSEHTPKLLPCSHTVCLHCLTRIAASQTRETGAFRCPICRELITIPRGGVPALPPSFLVNQLLDLMSRQRREVIPKCSVHINQELLFCETCDTVFCTVCTSGTHAGTSPGCTEHTIIPFSIAIKRMSEILLYKANECISKAQDSVSTELQRLEASTERCLNAVDTEFADIISKMERRRAELQAAVTSAARDKKHVLEEQHSLIEAEKTKVERECEGLQYQVEVRNITQRINSLSDQLDAATALSEPKENAFITFEFNHNDAVSHLEQALSNLGRVRSSTTLPGLCRARLKDLAIVKLQTIVIVETVDYHGHPRNVGGDLIGAELTLADNIHADNQSASIEAEVKDLENGTYEIYFRPPTANRYILKISVFERPIKDYPLFFDTTEHNEPIKIYGRRGNGKDEFHQPVSVAVDDEGMIYILDTGNSRIKVLNCDLEFQRHISNEGLEGRSCTGIGISQQGLVVVNWRTRKITEMTLIGDTIRSFSHNAFQEPIDIAVDKSYGHILVADNGQSCVFVFDSDGKILFQVGKRGTFKLISSVTVGPAGEILVADSRIQVFSAKGDFSEEIYSEGKGKGTYGGIAVDVDGKIIGTRTDKGRSIIQVLKLGGGNILTEIDSHSSKLRRPSGIAVLPDNHLVVVDLGNDCIKKYRYW from the exons ATGGAAGCATTGCGTTTAGCTATACA GACGCGGCTCGGGGAGAGGATGGTCAGCATGAGCTCCATGCTTGTGGAGACAGTCAGCATAAATTATGaggattttaatgaaagttttttaaCTTGCGGCACCTGTCTCTGCGTTTACGATGGCAGTGAGCATACGCCTAAATTATTACCATGCTCACACACG GTATGTTTACATTGCTTAACAAGGATTGCTGCATCCCAAACACGAGAGACAGGAGCGTTTAGATGTCCCATTTGTagagaattaataacaattccTCGTGGGGGAGTACCAGCATTGCCTCCGAGCTTTCTCGTAAACCAGCTGTTGGATCTTATGTCCCGGCAAAGACGAGAG GTCATCCCAAAGTGTTCAGTCCACATAAAtcaggaattattattttgtgaaacATGTGATACAGTGTTCTGTACAGTGTGCACTAGCGGCACACACGCGGGAACATCGCCTGGATGCACAGAACACACTATTATCCCTTTTAGTATTGCGATAAAAAGGATGTCCGAGATACTGCTTTACAAAGCTAACGAGTGTATATCCAAG GCGCAAGATTCTGTAAGCACGGAGCTGCAGCGTTTGGAGGCTTCCACGGAGAGATGCTTGAATGCAGTAGACACAGAGTTCGCGGACATCATCTCGAAGATGGAGAGACGTCGGGCGGAATTGCAAGCTGCCGTAACTTCCGCCGCTCGCGACAAGAAGCACGTGCTGGAGGAGCAACATTCTCTTATCGAGGCGGAGAAGACCAAGGTGGAGAGAGAGTGCGAAGGATTGCAATATCAG GTCGAGGTGCGGAATATCACCCAACGTATAAACAGTCTATCGGATCAGCTCGACGCGGCGACCGCTCTCAGTGAACCCAAAGAAAATGCTTTTATCACGTTCGAGTTTAATCATAACGACGCTGTCTCCCATTTGGAGCAGGCACTGAGTAATTTAGGACGAGTACGTTCCAGTACAACGTTACCAG GTTTGTGCCGAGCCAGACTGAAAGATTTAGCGATCGTGAAATTGCAAACAATCGTTATCGTCGAAACGGTAGATTACCACGGCCATCCCCGAAACGTCGGCGGCGATCTCATCGGCGCTGAGTTGACACTGGCGGATAATATACATGCGGATAATCAAAGCGCTTCCATCGAGGCGGAAGTGAAAGATCTCGAGAACGGAACTTATGAAATTTACTTCCGGCCACCGACTGCAAACCGGTATATTTTGAAGATATCCGTGTTCGAACGACCTATAAAGGATTATCCGCTATTTTTCGACACGACGGAGCACAATGAACCCATTAAGATCTACGGAAGACGCGGTAATGGAAAAGACGAGTTCCACCAGCCAGTTTCGGTCGCGGTGGACGACGAAggaatgatttatattttagatactGGAAATTCTCGCATTAAG GTACTGAATTGTGATTTAGAGTTTCAAAGGCACATAAGCAATGAAGGCTTGGAAGGCCGCAGTTGTACGGGAATTGGTATCTCTCAACAGGGTCTCGTAGTCGTGAATTGGCGAACGCGAAAGATTACAGAAATGACTTTGATAGGCGATACAATCCGATCCTTTTCGCATAATGCATTTCAA GAACCCATAGATATTGCAGTGGACAAAAGTTATGGGCATATACTTGTCGCTGACAATGGCCAAAGCTGTGTATTCGTGTTTGACTCAGACGGCAAGATATTATTCcag GTTGGCAAGAGAGGCACGTTCAAGCTAATCAGTTCTGTGACTGTCGGTCCGGCCGGTGAGATTTTAGTTGCTGACAGTAGGATTCAAGTGTTTTCCGCGAAGGGAGATTTCTCCGAGGAAATCTATTCCGAGGGCAAAG GAAAAGGCACGTACGGAGGAATAGCGGTGGACGTGGATGGCAAAATAATCGGTACTCGCACGGACAAGGGTCGTAGCATAATACAAGTGTTGAAGCTAGGCGGAGGTAATATTTTAACCGAAATTGACTCTCACAGCTCGAAGCTGCGACGTCCGTCGGGCATAGCTGTGCTGCCGGACAATCATCTGGTGGTGGTGGACTTAGGTAatgattgtataaaaaagtatagataCTGGTAA